The proteins below are encoded in one region of Ricinus communis isolate WT05 ecotype wild-type chromosome 6, ASM1957865v1, whole genome shotgun sequence:
- the LOC8262680 gene encoding 3-ketoacyl-CoA synthase 19, which yields MEPFIVIFLPLLCYIIFRLWKLVLQNRDKCCYMLAYECHKAPKDSILDAESCVKMVLRNKNLGPEEYRFLKKTIISSGIGNETYVPRNINEYREEKPSLEDALSEIDDIMFDTLDKLFARTGISPSEIDVLVVNVSLFSSAPSLTARAVNRYKMREDIKAFNLSGMGCSASLVAVDLVQQLFKSYKKKLAVIFSTESIGPNWYSGKEKSMLLSNCLFRSGGCSMLLTNDRALKHKSIFKLNHLVRTHIGANDEAYGCCIQGEDDLGHRGFLLTRSLTKAATKALSMNLRILVPQVLPVTELLRYIFMSLLQKRGKNRNLEAVGAGLNLKNGVEHFCIHPGGKAVIDGIGKSLGLSEYDLEPARMALRRFGNTSAGGLWYVLGYMEAKKRLKKGDRIMMIGLGAGFKCNSCVWEVLKDLDNANVWKESINHYPPTEDLLEKSINSWETIIGSLLKV from the coding sequence ATGGAGCctttcattgtaattttcCTGCCTCTTCTCTGCTATATCATTTTCCGCCTCTGGAAACTGGTTCTTCAGAATAGAGACAAATGCTGCTATATGCTGGCTTATGAGTGCCATAAGGCTCCTAAAGACAGTATACTTGACGCAGAATCCTGTGTGAAAATGGTCCTGAGAAACAAAAACCTGGGGCCTGAAGAATACAGgtttttaaagaaaactaTTATTAGTTCTGGCATTGGCAATGAAACTTATGTCCCAAGAAACATCAACGAATACAGAGAAGAAAAACCTTCTCTAGAAGATGCGTTATCAGAAATTGATGATATCATGTTCGACACACTTGACAAGCTCTTTGCAAGAACAGGAATCTCTCCATCAGAAATTGACGTACTTGTTGTCAAtgtttctttgttctcttcagCACCCTCTTTAACTGCTCGTGCAGTTAACAGGTATAAGATGAGGGAAGATATTAAAGCTTTCAACCTTTCAGGAATGGGCTGTAGTGCAAGCCTTGTAGCTGTTGATCTAGTTCAGCAATTGTTCAAATCGTACAAGAAAAAGTTAGCTGTTATTTTCAGCACAGAATCAATAGGTCCAAATTGGTAtagtggaaaagaaaaatccatGCTCCTTTCCAATTGTCTTTTCCGCTCAGGAGGTTGTTCTATGCTCTTGACAAACGATAGAGCTCTAAAGCATAAATCCATCTTCAAATTGAATCATCTTGTTCGTACTCATATTGGCGCCAACGATGAAGCTTACGGATGCTGCATACAAGGAGAAGATGATCTTGGCCATCGAGGTTTTCTCCTCACCAGAAGCCTGACAAAAGCTGCTACTAAAGCTCTTTCCATGAATCTGAGAATCCTAGTGCCTCAAGTGTTACCTGTAACGGAACTACTTCGCTACATTTTTATGTCTCTTCTTCAGAAGAGAGGCAAGAACCGCAATCTCGAAGCCGTTGGAGCAGGTTTGAATCTCAAGAATGGAGTTGAACATTTCTGTATACACCCAGGTGGAAAAGCTGTCATTGATGGGATTGGTAAGAGTTTAGGGCTAAGTGAGTATGATCTAGAACCAGCGAGAATGGCGCTTCGTCGATTTGGGAACACATCAGCTGGAGGCCTTTGGTATGTTCTAGGTTACATGGAAGCAAAGAAGAGGTTAAAGAAGGGTGACAGAATAATGATGATTGGTCTTGGAGCAGGTTTTAAGTGCAACTCTTGTGTTTGGGAGGTATTGAAGGATCTGGATAATGCCAATGTCTGGAAGGAAAGCATAAATCATTATCCTCCTACAGAAGATCTCTTAGAAAAGTCCATCAATTCATGGGAAACCATAATTGGATCATTGTTGAAGGTCTAA